In the Commensalibacter nepenthis genome, TTTGGTATTGCGTTTGAGTTGCCTGTATTATTAACATTAATGGCCAAAATTGGATTTGTAACGGCGCAAAAGCTAAAGAAATTTAGGCGATATGCGTATGTGATTGCGTTTATTATTGCGGCTATTTTAACGCCACCTGATGTGATTACCCAAGTATCTTTGGCGGTACCGTTAATTTTATTATATGAAGTTTCAATTTTTTCCGCTCGTTTAGTAGAGCCCAAACACTCTGAGGAGGATGAATAAATGCATGATTTTCGTGCGCTGCGCGCTGACCCAACGGCTTTTGATCGAGATTTAGCACGTCGAGGGTTGCCTCCCGTCAGTGAGGAATTGCTGAAATATGATGAAGAACGCCGTAATTTATTGAATGAGCTGCATACGAAGCAAGCGGATCGCAATAATTTATCCAAACAAATTGGACAGCTTAAACGTAATAAACAAGACAGCGCAGATTTGGAGGCTCAGGCAATTGCATTGCGTACAGAGTTAGAGACCATTCAGACCAAAGCAGATGCGTTGGATGCCAAGATTTTTGAAATCCTTGCTCGCCTTCCTAATCGTTTGAGCGAAGAAGTGCCAGAGGGTGTGGATGAAAATGATAATGTGGTGATTCATCAATGGGGTGAACCAAAGGATTTAGGTTTTACGCCGTTGCAGCATTTTGACCTTGGTGAAAAACTGGGGATGATGGATTTTACTGTGGCTTCTAAATTATCAGGCGCACGGTTTAGTATTTTAAAAGGATCATTGGCGCGTTTAGATCGTGCATTAAGCCAATTTATGTTGGATTTGCATACACAGGAGCATGGGTATGTTGAGTATATTGTTCCTTTGTTGGTGAATGAACAAACCATGTATAATACGGATAAGTTGCCTAAATTTGGGGATCAATCTTTTTGCACCAAAGATGATCGTTGGTTAATTCCAACAGCGGAAGTGCCTTTGACTGGCATGCAAGCCGATGAGTTGATTTCTGTGGAAGAACTCCCTATTCGTAGAA is a window encoding:
- the serS gene encoding serine--tRNA ligase, which codes for MHDFRALRADPTAFDRDLARRGLPPVSEELLKYDEERRNLLNELHTKQADRNNLSKQIGQLKRNKQDSADLEAQAIALRTELETIQTKADALDAKIFEILARLPNRLSEEVPEGVDENDNVVIHQWGEPKDLGFTPLQHFDLGEKLGMMDFTVASKLSGARFSILKGSLARLDRALSQFMLDLHTQEHGYVEYIVPLLVNEQTMYNTDKLPKFGDQSFCTKDDRWLIPTAEVPLTGMQADELISVEELPIRRTAVSACFRSEAGAAGKDTRGLIRQHQFYKVEMVSITTPEESEAEHERMTRCAETVLERLGLPYRRILLCSGDTGFGAAKTWDLEVWLPGQQAWREISSCSNTNAFQARRMNARFRPKAEEGKKVSPEFVHTLNGSGVAVGRALVAVMENYQNEDGSITVPEVLRPYMGGIEKIG